One part of the Huiozyma naganishii CBS 8797 chromosome 13, complete genome genome encodes these proteins:
- the KNAG0M01370 gene encoding uncharacterized protein (similar to Saccharomyces cerevisiae YJR012C; ancestral locus Anc_5.148), with amino-acid sequence MSSGSGGSSSTSSGTTEVLSYEEIAECISSGSKPRNIVAVPNVVLDATLASKSALPRRPKPWEHKQVQE; translated from the coding sequence ATGAGcagtggtagtggtggtaGTAGCAGTACTAGCAGTGGTACTACGGAGGTGCTGTCGTACGAGGAGATTGCAGAGTGTATCAGCAGTGGCAGCAAGCCCCGGAACATCGTTGCCGTACCAAACGTTGTGTTGGACGCAACACTAGCTAGTAAGAGTGCACTACCGCGGAGACCGAAACCCTGGGAGCACAAGCAGGTACAAGAATGA
- the GPI14 gene encoding glycosylphosphatidylinositol-alpha 1,4 mannosyltransferase I (similar to Saccharomyces cerevisiae GPI14 (YJR013W); ancestral locus Anc_5.147), protein MVPTSASHGVSRAFVWLAAIGVAARVAFFCYGLYQDAHFTLKYTDVDYNVFHDAAGFVYNGGSPYERDTYRYTPLLSWVALINWQCHWFHATKLVFMLADIVTGLLIYLILRRAYPETRCSERRRLVLTALWLLNPMVITISTRGNAEPVLCVLILGAMYCLVRGSHATAGLLLGLAIHVKMYPIVYAGPWAVFILSRSRAPFRTLFTVGCCCAGVLVALTAWMYALYGQQFLDEALLYHVVRLDHRHNFSLWNVLLYFDSAQLGPAPWATRLAFLPQALVTLVGPMVLQYRVKATAQAQFRLLMSVQFVQTVAFVAFNKVCTSQYFIWYLTLLPFYLADTRLRWWAQGCPMLLAWAGTQAIWLYEAYQLEFLGSNVFYPGLFAAAAAFFLANVYIVAQCVQDIAEGPN, encoded by the coding sequence ATGGTCCCTACAAGTGCATCACACGGTGTCAGTCGTGCGTTTGTGTGGCTCGCTGCAATTGGTGTCGCAGCACGGGTCGCCTTCTTCTGCTACGGACTGTACCAGGACGCTCACTTCACTCTGAAGTACACTGACGTCGACTACAACGTGTTCCACGACGCTGCTGGGTTCGTGTACAATGGTGGATCTCCCTACGAGAGGGACACGTACCGGTACACACCTTTGCTCAGCTGGGTCGCGTTGATCAATTGGCAATGCCACTGGTTCCACGCGACGAAACTCGTCTTCATGCTCGCGGACATCGTCACAGGCCTGCTGATCTACCTGATCCTCCGCAGAGCGTACCCGGAGACCCGTTGCTCGGAACGCCGAAGACTGGTTCTTACGGCGTTATGGTTACTCAACCCAATGGTCATCACTATCAGTACCCGCGGGAACGCAGAACCGGTCCTCTGCGTGCTCATCCTCGGAGCGATGTACTGTCTCGTGCGGGGGTCCCACGCTACGGCAGGGTTGTTACTCGGACTGGCGATCCACGTCAAGATGTACCCCATAGTGTACGCTGGGCCCTGGGCAGTGTTCATCCTCTCCAGGTCCCGTGCCCCGTTCCGCACACTGTTCACTGTgggttgttgttgtgctGGGGTGCTCGTCGCACTGACAGCGTGGATGTACGCGCTGTACGGACAACAATTCCTCGACGAGGCATTACTGTATCACGTCGTGCGGTTAGACCACCGCCACAACTTCTCCCTGTGGAACGTCCTGCTCTACTTCGACTCCGCCCAATTGGGGCCAGCACCTTGGGCGACACGGCTCGCATTCTTACCACAGGCCCTCGTGACACTTGTGGGACCCATGGTTCTACAGTACCGTGTCAAGGCCACTGCTCAAGCACAGTTCAGACTGCTCATGAGCGTGCAGTTCGTTCAGACGGTCGCCTTTGTCGCGTTCAATAAAGTCTGCACGTCGCAGTACTTCATATGGTACCTGACGTTGCTACCGTTCTACTTGGCGGACACAAGACTCCGCTGGTGGGCGCAAGGATGCCCGATGTTGCTCGCGTGGGCGGGAACACAAGCAATTTGGCTCTACGAGGCGTACCAGCTTGAATTCCTCGGTTCAAACGTGTTCTACCCTGGACTGTTCGCCGCCGCGGCAGCGTTTTTCCTCGCCAACGTCTACATCGTCGCACAGTGTGTCCAGGACATCGCCGAGGGGCCCAATTGA
- the CAL4 gene encoding Cal4p (similar to Saccharomyces cerevisiae YJR011C; ancestral locus Anc_5.150) — protein sequence MSLEMRDVVPLLLNVSHYVTDLVYVLYYLDNMQMEGGNTATLAAKRTDLLHRVVQFRDALRERLPPAEEQDGDTVSARRNVLAMCRILLLDDQLQQSVRDTNVLCLQLLSQNEERGGSSSSNGRLAQQLQNCQLGLFNLVQFIENCTHHQEQEQEQEPTIASPAVGTALREDLSASWQVQTDLLNCLVFDLIAKCPAIRTRYAASVRCTTAEQQTPEQFAAFLHWLKQEEVLAGVPQL from the coding sequence ATGAGTCTCGAGATGAGGGACGTCGTGCCGCTGCTTCTGAACGTGTCGCACTACGTCACTGATTTAGTGTACGTGCTGTACTACCTGGATAATATGCAGATGGAGGGGGGCAACACAGCGACACTTGCAGCAAAGCGCACTGACCTGCTTCACCGCGTGGTCCAATTCAGGGACGCGTTGCGTGAGAGGCTCCCCCCCGCGGAGGAGCAAGACGGTGACACCGTCTCTGCGAGACGAAACGTACTTGCTATGTGTCGAATCCTGTTGCTCGACGACCAGTTACAGCAGTCCGTGCGCGACACAAACGTGCTGTGTCTACAGCTACTCTCCCAGAACGAAGAACGAGGCggtagcagcagcagcaacggcAGACTCGCCCAGCAGTTGCAGAACTGCCAACTCGGCCTGTTCAACCTGGTGCAGTTCATCGAGAACTGCACGCAccaccaagaacaagaacaagaacaagaacccACAATTGCGTCCCCCGCAGTTGGGACCGCACTACGCGAGGACCTCTCTGCCAGCTGGCAGGTCCAAACAGACCTGTTGAACTGCCTCGTGTTCGACCTCATCGCGAAGTGCCCCGCCATCAGGACCCGTTACGCGGCATCAGTGCGCTGCACCACCGCAGAACAGCAAACCCCGGAACAGTTCGCCGCGTTCCTGCACTGGCtgaaacaagaagaagtccTCGCAGGCGTCCCGCAGTTGTAG